Below is a window of Eschrichtius robustus isolate mEscRob2 chromosome 13, mEscRob2.pri, whole genome shotgun sequence DNA.
ATAAGCAGTGATCGAGATCTCTTGGCAGTGGTGTTCTATGGTACCAAGAAGGACAAAAATTCAgtgaatttcaaaaatatttacgtCTTGCAGGAATTGGATAATCCAGGTCAGTAGTATTCTAAGATCAGCTTTTCCCTTAGATGAGAAGGTCACTAACGTGCACAAAGAGGGATGCGGAGAAGGAAGCAGATAACATCTTGACTAGGGGTATGCTTTCCTGCACAAGGGGGTTCTTACTGGGGTGTAGACTTTTGTTATGTGGGTTAAACAGCTCCGGGTGAGAAAGAGCTTCTGTTAGTCTTGTAAAACACTGACGCTGTTCCGACTTTTCTGCCCATTTGACTCCCTGTCTCTGATCAGGTGCTAAACGAGTGCTAGAGCTTGACCACTTTAAGGGACAGGAGGGGAAGAAACATTTCCAAGACCTAATTGGCCATGGATCTGACTACTCCCTAAGTGAAGTACTGTGGGTCTGTGCCAACCTCTTTAGCGATGTCCAGTTCAAGATGAGCCATAAGAGGATCATGCTTTTCACCAATGAAGATGACCCCCACGGCAATGACAGTGCCAAAGCCAGCAGGGCCAGGACCAAAGCTGGGGATCTCCGTGACACAGGTCGGCATTCccctgttcttttattttatttctttggccgcattgtgcggcttgtgggatcttagttccgcgaccagggattggacccatgccccctgcaatggaatcGAGgagtctttttataaatttatttatttatttatttatttatttatttatttatttatttatttatttatttattttatggctgtgttgggtctttgttgctgtgcgtgggcttctcattgtcgtggcttcccttgctgcagagcatgggcttcaggcgcgcaggcttcagtagttgtggcacgtgggctcagtagttgtagcttgtgggctgtagagcgcaggctcagtagttgtggcacacgggcttagttgctccgtggcatgtgagttcttcccggaccagggcttgaacccgtgtcccctgcattggcaggcggattcttaaccactgcaccaccagggaagccaccccTGCCCCTGTTCTTTTAACTTGgcacttaattttttttgcttctttatagCTGATGTCAAATAGTTGCTTTTCACCCTTCAGagtaaaatgaaacaataaattgAAGCTGGGGGAGACCCCTATGTAATATTCCCAGTGAAAATGACCAGGCCATTAGTTGTCTGAAGGGCTCTACCAGAGGGAGCTTTTCTTGACTTTAACACCACCACAAATGGTGGTTATTTGAATAAGTTGTCTGAAGTCATTAGAGCAGCTGATCCCCTTAACCACTTTCTCTAAGtcctgaaaatatttataatcaatCTAGTTCTTTGGGAGCTTTTAACAACATATTTAAActtaactgaaaaaaattctCCCTTGCTGGAAATTGTTTCCCCTCACTTTTGTCTATCCTCGCTCCAGGTATCTTCCTTGACTTGTTGCACCTAAAGAAACGTGGGGGCTTTGACATATCCTTGTTCTACAGAGATATTATCAGCATAGCAGAGGATGAGGACATAGGGGTTCACTTTGAGGAGTCGAGCAAGCTTAAAGACCTGTTGAGGAAGGTTCGCGCCAAGGAGACCAGGAAGCGTGTGCTCCACAGGTAGGCACTAAGCCTGGGTCAGCTGCCCACAAGGCCCCTAACTGATCAAAAGCCGTGCATGGCTTTGACCTCCCTGGCTCCTTAACTCTGGGCTGTACCACTGCCTCACTGTTCCTCTAAAAAACTTGCTTTATTTCAGGATAGCACAAGCtatttgcttctctttctctAGAAAGAGCTGGTATGCTGTTTCTCCAAAATAAAACAGCTCTCCACTCCTTTGGGGTAAACAGTTGTGGCCTAACGGTATCCTCAGTTGCCCTCACTAGGACATTGTCTGTTTTCTTCTCctctgtaaattggggataatgACAGTACCTGGTATAGAGcaaaaactcaataaatgttagttattatcatTGTTGTTAAAATTGTGTTATTCTAATTTCTTATAAACTTGAGACCAATAAGAACCAGGTGGTTGGATTATCTTCCTTTAGAGACCTTTGACATTAGAATCCTAAGGCCGCCTCAGTGTTTCTTCCTAAAGAGCATCAGACTTTCATTTTAGACTAGTTTCCTCAGTATAGAGGAATAAGACCATTGGTAGTTTTTGAGCTGTTTTCAAGAGATTACTGACAATTCTCCTGGAAAACccatgaaattaaatattttaaggaaacCATGAAGCAGCTCATTGCTACAGTTATAGTTTTGTCATTgttctccttttcctcccaggAACTATTTCTCTTTCCTCAAACAATCACCCTGTCACCTTTTGTCCTTCCTGAAATAGTGGAATATTGTTACTACTACAACTTGGAAATCTACACATATTGGTGGGAGTGGCAGGGGGGATAAAATGGTGGTTAAAAGTAGGTTCTAGAGTCAGATTGGCTTGGATTCTAGTcctctgctgtgtgacctggggtaaATCatgtaacttctctgagcctcagtaaaATGGGAGGAAAAATGGTCCCTCATTATAGGGctgctgtgatgattaaatggAATAACATAGTAATTGTAAGCGTTAGCTATTCTTACTATTTTGTGAAAGAGTCATTATAGGATACttggtagtaataataataaattggaGCTGTTTGAGAATTAATTGCCTAAGGCTTAGAAAATTATTACACTTATTCttgctataataaaataatataattattttattgcataattattgtgtgccaggcactgtcctaagttctttttttctttttcttttgaattttagaattttatttattttttatactgcaggttcttattagttatccattttatacatattaatgtatatatgtcaatcccaatctcccaattcatcacaccaccactcccacccctgccactttccccccttggtgtccatacgtttgttctctacacctgtgtctctatttctttctttcttttttttttttataaatttatttatttatttttggctgtgttggatctttctTGCTGCGCGCGGggcgttgcggtgcgtgggcttctcgttgaggtggcttctcttgttgcagagcacgggctctagggtgggcaggcttcagtagttgcagcacgtgggcccagtagttgtggctcgcaggttctagagcgcaggcccagtagctgtggcgcacgggcttagttgctccgcggcacgtgggatcttcccggaccagggcttgaacccgtgtcccctgcactggcaggcggattcttaaccactgtgccaccagggaagccctgtgtctctatttctgccctgcaaactggttcatctgtatgtCCTAAGTTCTTTGTTAACataattacctcatttaatctgtAAAAACAGTGCTTTGAGTTGGGTTGAAACCTACCCATTAGTAACGTTTATTAACCTTAAATCATTTCAGATGAAGTTAAACATAAGCAGCTTGTTTTGTGCTGTGGGCtttcacattttcctttccttggtATGACATAAACCACATGATGTTATACTAtaactcttgtttttttttttttttttttttataactctgTTTTAACTTAGAGTTATGACATTTTCAAGGTCGAAAGGTACCTTagtttataaatgtgaacatttaATATGGGGTGGGGGGACTAACTGATTTGCTCTTTGCTCTTTTGGTTCAGAAATAGAACCAAGGTCTCTTGAAGCCTGAGGCCAGAGTAGACCACATTGACCAGTGCTTTTTCCCAGGATACTAAAATTTAGAGGgcacaacaatttttaaaaactacttttgcAGACTGTGCAGTTTTTAAATTGGTTACATTTATTGTCAGCTCTCTTTCAGCAGCCTTTAGACAACTGTGTTTAACACCTAGTAAGCCAGAATAATTTAAAGTAGGAAGCCATCAAATGGGTGGTGTTATTACTAATGCCCATCTGTTACTAATACTCATCTCTGGGGCACATCATACATTACCAAATTGTACCATACCTACCAGGTGCTTGCTCCAGGAACCTAAAATTTCTAGTCAGGGCTCTGTCCCAAACCAATGTTCTTTCTACTCTGTGAACCAATATACCTTTGAACTAGCTATAACTTGTTTAAACATGTTCTCTTCTTTAAAGTAAATACTGCTAAACATTCCACAACAGTGAAGATTGGGTTATTAATttaagacttttcttcttttgggaTAAAGgtgtttaaagctataaatttccctctgagcactgATTTAGCTGCATCCTATACCTTTTGATATGTTCTGTTTTcactttcattcagttcaaaatcattttaaatttcccttgtgatttctcctttgacctCCTGGGTTATTTAGAATTGTATTgtttactttccaaatatttgaggttTTCCCAGATTTCTCTCTGTTGTGGATCTCTAACTTAGTTCCATTTTGGGTAAagaacatattttgtatgatagaaaaactttttttctttttttttttttggctgtgctgcacagcatgtgagatcttagttccctgaccagggattgacctgtgtcccctgcagtggaagcgcagagtcctaaccactggaccaccagggaatttccaattTCAGTTTTTTTAGATGCATTTAGACTTGTCTTGTGTCTCAGTATATGGtctgtcctagagaatgttccgtgtgtgcTTGAAGAGAATGTGTAGCACAGGTTATTTTTCTGTTCTGCCTTTTTTCCCCACAGTattgtattgtaaatatttttgcatgTTGTCTTTATTATAGAACACATTTTCAAGAGGTCCTATTGCTGCTTAAGATGTTGATATAAATACTCTGGAGCAATATGTTATAATGGAAAAGTACCTGAGCTTTGAATCAGACATACGTGAATTTGAATACCAGTTTTCATTAGTTGTATGTCTTTGGGCAAGTTAGATAACATCCCTGAGCTTCAGTGTTTACATCTGTAAAAATGACAACAACAAGGTTATTGGGTAGCAAGTAACAGAAACTGACCCTTGACTAATTTCAGCATATTAAAACAAAATCCTGAACAGGGTGGGTAGTATAGGAACCAGGGTGGCACCAGGAATCTAGAAAATAAGAATTATTGACAGTGTCTTTGGGGTACCACTGTCAGCAAGCATCCCCTCCAACCGTGTCCTTTCTTGGTCACTGTTTAAGACCCAGACTCTCAGGAGAATAAGTCTGATGGCTTGAGCCTGGGCCAGATGTGCCCATCTCTTGGTCAGGGTAAAGCACAGCACCTGGATGAACATTTTCCCAAAACTGCAGTGGGGGAAGGGTGGTTCCCTAAGAAAAATTGGGGTTTCATTGTTAAAATAAGAGGGAAGGTATGCTAGACAAGCAGAAGCAGCAGATAATATAGTACTTATAGGATTATTATaatgattaaatgagagaataacTGTAAAGTGATTTGATAAATTGCTaggctcaatttaaaaaatcattatttttattacggTACAtcctttatcattattttaaggAGTTAACAATACATTCTGAGACTAATTTTTTGCAATGTAGACCCTGAGATGTATTACAGCAAACTCCACTGTATTATTAAAAAGCTTTATATTTGTATTCGAAAAGCTTAGGTTATTGGAGAGAATAAAACAAATCAGGGCTTGGGTGCCATGAATGAATTTTAGATAGGAAAATATACTCTTTCtgtccaaattaaaaaaattttctctccTTCAGGTTGAAGCTTAAGCTCGACAAAGATGTAGCGCTCACTGTTGGCATTTATAATATGTTCCAGAAGGCTCTCAAACCTTCTCCAGTGAGGCTTTATCGGGAAACAAATGAACCAGTGAAAACCAAGACCCGGACATTTAATGTAAATACAGGCAGTTTGCTTTTGCCTAGCGACACCAAGAGGTCCCAGGTAGGTCTCTGCCTTCTTACTGAATTTTGTCCTGTTGAAGAGTTAACAGGGAGGGGGAGACATGATCAGCCTAACTAGTTAAATAACTTTCATGTACGCATCTTTCTAGCCAAGCTGTTGTCATTACCCTTTGGAATATGGCATCTGGATCAGTAATACCTTGGGAGCTAGAAAGTTAGAGCCAGTATTTGGAAGAGGTGTCAGTGAAAACTTCAGCCCTCGATCAGCCAGCACATGCTACTCTGAGTCTTAACAGTCTAATTCCAGTACAATGGCAGAAATTGTTTTATAGTTAACTAGGGAGATGAGCCAGGGAAAGAAAGTGCGTTAGGTGTGAAGTGCCCTCGTTTTAgggagagagtttttttttttcttgccaaacTAACCAGTTTTTCCTGTGCCTTGAAATGATACCCTCATGCCTTTCTTAATCTGAAAGACAGACTAAGGATGCAGAACATTATCTCTCCTCATCCTCTCACCTTTGTTCAATCTatagaaggattttttttaattgaagtacagttgatttacaaagttctgttaatttctgctgtacagcaaagtgattctgttatacatatatatacattttaaaatattcttttccatatggtttatctcaggatattgaatgtagttccctataGAAGGATTtgatatctgaaattaaaatcaaGTGAGTCATCCTTCCTTTTTAGTTATACAAAACGTGGGAGAGTGATTTTGCCTAAGTTCAGGACCTAGAAGGATCAACTAAGTgactaaaattaaatattattttgattcAACCCTTGAGGTGTCTTTTGGAGCACAAATTTCAGGCCAGAGTGTCTTGCCCTACTTTTCAGGAGGAGAAGACGACAAGAAATTTCTCCTTCCATTTTGGAAGTAGCTAGTTTTCCATGTTGGTTTATTCACAGGCAGTAGCTCTTCCGGTTACTAAGTTTCTTTCTTGATTAACTGTGTCTACAAAAAGTCTTAAgggctctgtttttgtttataaAACCCAAATTTGACCTTTACTAAGTTCTGTTACTAATCACATATTTAGGATCAAAATGCAAATGTTAAAGTTTAGAAgtagtatgtgtgtatgtgtgtgtgtgtgtgtgagcctcCTACACTGAGACCTAGCACAATACCTGACGTAGGTCCTCTCAATAAGTAGGTAAGTTTTGAGCATCCTTTGTGTGTCAGGGATGATGCTGAGGGTTTAGTACACATTAAATGAGGGAAGGAACAAACGCCTGAAGAGCATGGCCTCTAGCACCAGACAGATGTGGTACAGTTCAAAGCCCAATTCGGTTGTATACTCTGGAGCAAGTCACTAACTATAGAGCCTCAGTtcactcatctgtaaaacagagtttTTAACATTTACCACCTAGGATTGTTACAGCTGATAAACTGGGTGGCAAAAGTAAAGTGCCTggctggcactcagtaaatgtcaaTTGCTGTTGATAGGAGGAAGATGCCTCTGATGAGCCCTCTTCCTGCTCCTTAGAAGAAAGCTGATTTTAACTTGCTAGCGTCATACGGCAACTGTTTCGCATCTCTGTGTAGCCTCGCTATGTGGCCCTCGTTGTTCCCCTTCTATAGACCTATGGGAGTCGTCAGATTgtattagagaaagaggaaacagaagAGCTTAAACGGTTTGATGAACCAGGTTTGATTCTCATCGGTTTCAAGCccttggtaatgctgaagaagcACCATTACCTGAGGCCCTCCCTGTTCGTGTACCCCGACGAGTCCCTGATAAATGGTAAGGGGCCTAAACCAGGGATAAACGAATAAGTAACGCAGAAGGCAATTTACTGAGCAGCATTCCTAAATGGCTGCTGCTGGAAACTGTATAGGATGTGTTAATGGGTATTTTGAAAGTGTCTCATGCTCAAATAAATTTTGGAAACGTGGGACTAAACAAAGTTAAAGAGATTTCTTTAGGAACTATAATATACTGATAGCATTGTGAATATCCAGGAGGGGATATGGAATTAGCATATTTAAAACTTAGTTGCTATGAAATTCTTTCTCTGAGGCATTAGATAAAGAGTtcgggaaaaacaaaaaacaaacctggCTTCTTCCCTAGTGTtgcaattaaagatgatatgaACTTGGCCACTGGGTTTATTTGTGCTGTCCAGACCTGTATTCCTCTGTGCTATAGCTAATGAACCTCCCGGATCTGACATGACTGGTTTTCATTAGCAACTAGGGCTTATGTCATTAGCCTAATGATAGTAAAAGTGAACTGACAGTAATAATTCACACCCCTAAATGGAGTATTTGAGgtgccctttcctttctcttcctttctatgCCTCTGCTACCCTCACTTTACCCTCACCTCTGGGTCCATCACCCCTGACCTATCGAAGTATCATAAAcacttttaagaaaatggaagagaaactGTAGGTTTATAACATGGGCTAAGAAAGGAGGAGACATCTTTAGGATATAGACCCCTGGGATGTTTGTTTTCCAGGGAGCTCAACCCTATTCAGCGCTCTACTCACCAAGTGTCTGGAGAAGGAGGTCATGGCAGTGTGCAGATACACACCCCGCCAGAATATCCCCCCTTGTTTTGTGGCCTTGATGCCACAGGAAGAGGAGCTGGATGACCAGAAAATTCAGGTGACTCCCCCAGGTATGTGAAAGAGataatttcagtgcttctgaacATTGCTTAGGCTTTGGAGTCATTCCTGGGATACCAACTCAGACCTGCTGAACCAGAGTCTCCAGGAGTGGGACCTGGGAAATGTATATTTATAAGATTGCACAGGTGAATTTCATGAACAGCCAGGTAAGGCTGTCAAATATGGTTGTGCAGTGCACAGCATGTACAACTGTACAAGGGAGctctgcagccagggttgagaattgACTTCATAGGGACTGTTTGCAGGTTACTGGCATAAGTTCACGGGGTCTCACTGCTGACACATTCTTTACTAAAAACCATTGTTTGGTACCCTTGTAATATTTAATGGTTGGTTTATCTCTTGTGTACACTAAAGCAGTGAGGTATCATGGAAtgactgtggggttttttgtttttgttttttttaatatttatttatttatttggttgcaccaagtcttagctgcggcaggcgggctcctttgttgtggctctagggctccttagttgcggctccagggctccttagttgcggcttcaGGTCGCCTTAGTTGCGCCTCacctgctccttagttgcggcatgggaactcttagttgcggcatgcatgtgggatctagttccctgaccagagatggaaccgaggccccctgcattgggagcacggagtcctatccactgcgatgccagggaagtcccatgaccaTGGGTTTTGAAGTCACACTTGACTTTGTCTTATACTTATGTGTCTGAcagctcattttcttttgttttagaccCTTCTCTTCCACCTGTTAGCTGGCCAACTTGGGCAAATAACTTAACCTTTCTGTTTATGTTCCTTATCTGCAAAGATGAGAATTCTGGAACACCTTTCTCTCAAGGTCACTTCACATTTGAAATAAGTTAATAAACATATAAGTGCCTAGCACAAAGCAGCCAATAGATGACTACCATCAGCCAACAGATGACTACTATtcatccttctttttaaaaaatatttacttatttatggctgtgttgcgtgtttgttgctgcacatgggctttctctagttgcggtgagcgggggctactcttcgttgcggtacatgggcttctcactgcggtggcttctcttgttgcagagcacgggtctaggcacgcgggcttcagtagttgtggcgcgtgggctctagagcgcaggctcagtagttgtggctcacgggcccagttgctccgcggcctgtgggatcttcccggaccagggctcgaacccgtgccccctgcattggcgggctgattcttaaccactgcgccaccagggagtccCATCCTTACTCTTTAGCCAtgctaataaaaattataaagtaagtCTTTGAATGTGTTACATTTCCAACCCTGGTCATCTGAATGCTCAGGAACACCTTTTATGTCAGTTCTTAGGCTTTGTCTCTCAGCTCTGTGCTGGTGGAGCAGCGGCTCTCCAAGCCCCATTTCTCCTTTGCCAGTGGGCTCTCGGTGAGGCTCTGTCAGTAGTGGGCGCTAGAGGGAGACATTAGGGCCGTGGAGAGCTATGAGACTTCCTCTTGCTCAGTGCTGTTGGCATTGCCAGCAAGGGCTCTTCACCTGGCAGCAGCAGTGGGTTCCAGTCTCTAGATTTTTCAGTCTTTCTAGAACCCGTCAGCAACTGGACAGGGTCAGGCTGGTAACCCTTACCTCTTCCCTTCTAGCACATGGTGGGGGCTGGGGAGCAAAGGGGAGAGGTTGAAGCTCGGAGGAGGGGCCGGCAGAGTTGGATGTAGCCCTCCAGGGAGGGGCACTGTCCACCTGGTTCTGGGTGTATGGAAAAAGCTGGCGGCTGGAAGCTGGCTGGGGCGCCACTGGCAGGAACAGGAAGTACCTGAGGAGGAGCACTCCTTTCAGGTCCCCCTCTGGAGACTCCAAAGGGAGTCTGCTAGGCAGATGCTAACGGGAATCagctggtaaaggagaaatgggaTTTGCAGGGTCCCAGCTCCAGCAGCACAGCATGCAGAAGGGTGCATTGGAGCTGAGAAAAAAACGACAGCtcaagagacttccctggtggtgcagtggttaagaatccgcctgccaatgcaggggacaccggttcgagccctggtccgggaagatcccacatcccgcagagcaactaagcccgtgtgccacaactactgagcccatgcgccgcaatgaGAGAGAAGCCCAccgcgctgcaacaaagatcctacttgtctcaactaagacccaacgcagccagaagtaaaattaattaattaaaaaaaaaaaaggaagaaaaacgaTAGCTCAGTGACTGAAACCTTTTGTTGAGTCAAATCTCCGAAAacgtatctttctttctttcttattcagGCTTCCAGCTCATCTTCTTGCCCTATGCTGATGACAAACGGAAGGTGCCCTTTACTGAAAAAGTCATGGCAAACCCAGAGCAGGTAGACAAGATGAAGGCTATTGTTCAGAAGCTCCGCTTCAAGTACAGGTGAGTGATGGGTCATTCACAGGCTTTCTTCTGGAACTGCCTCCTGTGTTGAAGGTCGTACTGGAGATTTGAGTTAAGCATAAACCAAGAGAAtgtgattttattcttttccattaactgATAGGTAATTAGTCTTTAGAAGCTATAGGGAGAGTGGAAGTTCTTTTATTGAAGGCTCTGGAATTGTGCTGTTTACAGCTGGTTGACCTGCTGTGTTGTGCTTAGAAAGACAGGTTAGTTAGTTGAACAAGCTCCGCAAAGCAGCAGTAAGGAGAAGATTCGTGGTTGGCCTTCTCCTTGATTGTTTGTTGTCACACGGTGAGTAAAAGCAAGTAAATCCAGTGTAAATTGTCATGGGGTTGAAAAAATGATTATATAATGCACATAGACCATCTCCCAGAACCTGCATAAGGTGACAccaaacataatttttttcacatttcatcTTTTGTCTCTGGGCTACTTCCCTAACTCTGCCTACCTGTGGGCAAAATGATCTTCCTTCTCCAAAGGAAACCTCCTGGTGTAGTCCTTTGTTGGGCAAATGGAAGCATTGTTAAGGTTCTACCATGTGCCGTGCACTGTTCTAGATACAATTCCGACagtatctcatttattcttcatgaGAACCCTGAAAGTTTtggtgcccattttacaggtaaagaaactgaggcttagaggagtGAGGCAGCTTGCCCAGACTCACCCAGCTAGAAGGaactggagccaggattcaagtcTAGGACTGTATGCCTCTAGATTCTTTCTGTCTTTACTTTCATGTTGCTATCGAGTATGGGAAGAAAGAATACTCAGGTTCGttatctccccacctcccaccatccCTCTGTTGTGTTTTCTCTGTACTTACCTCCTCTGGCCCTGCctcctctgtttctgtctctgtccaCAGCTTCCAGTGACAGACAGGTGGGCAGGTattgttttgctttaaaatttgcttttggaTCCCTAGCATCGGACAATAAAGTGAAAATTGGAAAGAGAGAAGTTGATTCAAGAGATAAGATTCCCAACTGTTTTACCTGGGGTGTATTTCTCAGCTGACCTTGGGCCTGCACTGCCTCAGTTGggtttttaactttatattatttttaaaatgtttaaatttttattttttaatttattcatgtcACTGTTAATGTTTTAACAGAAGTGACAGCTTTGAGAACCCAGTGCTGCAGCAGCACTTCAGGAACATGGAGGCCCTGGCTTTGGATTTGATGGAGCCTGAACAAGCCGTGGACCTGACACGTAAGGAGGCCGTGACTGAGTTGAGAACTTCTTTTCATGGGAGGCTTTCGTGTCGATTTTACTCTGGACCAGTAATATGGATGCATTTCCTAGCACCCTCTAAGTACACAAGTTTGTGGTCCAGATCATCTCTGCCTGAGAGATT
It encodes the following:
- the XRCC6 gene encoding X-ray repair cross-complementing protein 6, with amino-acid sequence MSGWESYYKNQGDEEEEDQEEGLEAGGDYKYSGRDSLIFLIDASEAMFETQDEDELTPFDMSIQCIRSVYTSKIISSDRDLLAVVFYGTKKDKNSVNFKNIYVLQELDNPGAKRVLELDHFKGQEGKKHFQDLIGHGSDYSLSEVLWVCANLFSDVQFKMSHKRIMLFTNEDDPHGNDSAKASRARTKAGDLRDTGIFLDLLHLKKRGGFDISLFYRDIISIAEDEDIGVHFEESSKLKDLLRKVRAKETRKRVLHRLKLKLDKDVALTVGIYNMFQKALKPSPVRLYRETNEPVKTKTRTFNVNTGSLLLPSDTKRSQTYGSRQIVLEKEETEELKRFDEPGLILIGFKPLVMLKKHHYLRPSLFVYPDESLINGSSTLFSALLTKCLEKEVMAVCRYTPRQNIPPCFVALMPQEEELDDQKIQVTPPGFQLIFLPYADDKRKVPFTEKVMANPEQVDKMKAIVQKLRFKYRSDSFENPVLQQHFRNMEALALDLMEPEQAVDLTLPKVEVMDKRLGSLVDEFKELVYPPDYNPEEKVPKRKQGDENSGSKRPKVELSEEELKAHVSRGTLGKLTVPTLKEACRVYGLKSGTKKQELLDALTKRFQKA